Proteins from one Mus pahari chromosome 18, PAHARI_EIJ_v1.1, whole genome shotgun sequence genomic window:
- the LOC110336005 gene encoding H-2 class I histocompatibility antigen, Q10 alpha chain-like has translation MVWVLRAAVVCALLLQMDARPSWTGILLGSHSLRYFYTAVSRPGLGEPWFIIVGYVDDMQVLRFSSKEETPRMAPWLEQEGADYWEQQTYIVRTQGQLSESNLMTLARFYNKSVDDSHTLQWLQGCDVEPDRHLCLWYNQLAYDSVDFPTLNQDPSSCTVGNNTVPQISRHLKGHCSDLLQKYLEKGKERLLRSDPPKTHVTHHPRSEGEVTLRCWALGFYPADITLTWQLNGEGLPEPLTLRWEPAWYQKPCIQIVAMVFFILFIICLCVVCICTKKNAGGRGRRDTQEAGRDSPQDASNTVKDDEVKHGHTAESIRGPTIHLRTENWKSQVLMDQLNYLPSDLHCGRH, from the exons ATGGTCTGGGTCCTCAGGGCCGCTGTGGTCTGCGCCCTTCTCCTGCAGATGGATGCCCGCCCGTCCTGGACTGGGATCCTTTTGG GTTCACACTCGCTTAGGTATTTCTACACCGCTGTGTCCCGGCCTGGCCTCGGGGAGCCCTGGTTCATAATCGTTGGCTACGTGGACGACATGCAGGTCCTGCGATTCAGCAGCAAGGAGGAGACTCCGAGGATGGCACCCTGGCTGGAGCAGGAGGGGGCAGATTACTGGGAGCAGCAGACTTATATAGTCAGGACTCAAGGACAGCTGTCTGAAAGTAATCTGATGACCCTGGCTCGTTTTTACAACAAGAGCGTGGACG ACTCTCACACACTACAGTGGCTGCAGGGCTGCGATGTGGAGCCAGATAGGCACCTGTGTCTCTGGTACAACCAGCTCGCCTATGATAGCGTGGATTTCCCCACCCTGAACCAAGACCCGAGTTCCTGTACAGTGGGGAACAACACTGTACCTCAGATCTCTCGGCACCTGAAGGGCCACTGCTCAGACCTGCTGCAGAAATACCtggaaaaagggaaggagaggctgCTGCGTTCAG ACCCTCCAAAGACACATGTGACCCATCACCCCAGATCTGAAGGTGAAGTCACCCTGAGGTGCTGGGCCCTGGGCTTCTACCCTGCTGACATCACCCTGACCTGGCAGTTGAATGGGGAG GGGCTGCCTGAGCCCCTCACCCTGAGATGGG AGCCCGCATGGTACCAAAAGCCTTGCATTCAGATTGTTGCCatggtttttttcattttgttcatcatttgtctctgtgtggtttGCATATGCACGAAGAAGAATGCAG GTGGGAGAGGAAGGCGTGACACCCAGGAAGCAG GCAGAGACAGTCCCCAAGACGCTAGCAATACTGTCAAGGATGATGAGGTAAAACATGGg CACACTGCGGAGTCCATCCGAGGACCAACAATCCACCTAAGAACTGAAAACTGGAAATCTCAGGTTCTTATGGACCAGCTGAACTATCTGCCATCTGACTTACACTGTGGCAGGCATTAG
- the LOC110335839 gene encoding LOW QUALITY PROTEIN: H-2 class I histocompatibility antigen, D-B alpha chain-like (The sequence of the model RefSeq protein was modified relative to this genomic sequence to represent the inferred CDS: substituted 1 base at 1 genomic stop codon), with product MGTLMGCPLLFLLLAVTLARTQAGKSSHSLRYFATAMSRPGLGEPRFTAVGYVDDRQFMRFDSDSENPRAEPCKPWVEQMEPEYWEQETRKFKEHTQNFRTCLQNLLHLYNQSQEGSHTIQDMHGCYVGPDSQFLHGHYQHAYDGHDYITLNEDLSSWTAADAVAQITQHKWEEAGVAEEYKAYLEGTCVETLHRLLEESQHHSGKXYPPKTHVTHHPRSEGDVTLRCWALGFYPADITLTWQLNGEDLTQNMELVETRPAGDGTFQKWASVVVPSGEEPGYTCHIHHEGLPEPLTLRWEPPPSSDSNMVIIAVLVVLGAMAAIGAMVTFVMKKQRNTAFLLTGGKGGDYAPAGGSNSVQTSTSCLEA from the exons ATGGGGACCCTTATGGGTTGCCCTCTACTGTTCCTGCTGCTGGCAGTCACCCTGGCCCGGACCCAAGCAGGCAAGA GCTCACACTCGCTGCGGTATTTCGCCACTGCCATGTCCCGGCCCGGCCTCGGGGAGCCCCGGTTCACCGCTGTGGGTTACGTGGACGATAGGCAGTTCATGCGCTTCGACAGCGACTCCGAGAATCCCAGGGCCGAGCCATGCAAGCCGTGGGTGGAACAGATGGAGCCCGAATATTGGGAGCAGGAAACCCGGAAATTCAAGGAGCACACCCAGAATTTCCGAACTTGCCTTCAGAACCTACTCCACCTGTACAACCAGAGTCAGGAAG GTTCCCACACTATCCAGGATATGCACGGATGCTACGTGGGACCAGATAGTCAGTTCCTACACGGGCACTATCAACATGCCTACGATGGCCACGATTACATCACCCTGAACGAGGACCTGAGCTCCTGGACCGCAGCGGATGCAGTGGCTCAGATCACTCAACACAAGTGGGAGGAGGCTGGCGTGGCAGAGGAATACAAGGCCTACCTAGAGGGCACGTGCGTGGAGACACTCCACAGATTATTGGAGGAAAGTCAGCATCACTCAGGCAAGTGAT ACCCCCCAAAGACACATGTGACCCATCACCCCAGATCTGAAGGTGATGTCACCTTGAGGTGCTGGGCCCTGGGCTTCTACCCTGCTGACATCACCCTGACCTGGCAGTTGAATGGGGAGGACCTGACCCAGAACATGGAGCTTGTGGAGACCAGGCCTGCAGGGGATGGAACCTTCCAGAAGTGGGCATCTGTGGTGGTGCCTTCTGGGGAGGAGCCTGGATACACATGCCATATACACCACGAGGGGCTGCCTGAGCCCCTCACCCTGAGATGGG AGCCTCCTCCATCCTCGGACTCTAACATGGTAATCATTGCTGTTCTGGTTGTCCTTGGAGCTATGGCCGCCATTGGAGCTATGGTGACTTTTGTgatgaagaagcagagaaacacAG CTTTTCTTCTCACTGGTGGAAAAGGAGGAGACTATGCTCCAGCTGGAG GCAGCAACAGTGTCCAGACCTCTACCTCATGTCTGGAGGCTTGA